One region of Girardinichthys multiradiatus isolate DD_20200921_A chromosome 1, DD_fGirMul_XY1, whole genome shotgun sequence genomic DNA includes:
- the b3gnt7l gene encoding UDP-GlcNAc:betaGal beta-1,3-N-acetylglucosaminyltransferase 7, like: protein MDMDPFFRRKRAGLVKSLLSLSLIFASVLMILKLRLSEKDAVGTKHAQEPSWCGSDCFPSIKAPVRSNFWRLNAATPSNTVNSQRVSNGTPTSWDAQVLNCSEDESVKNQDWFRRLDPRFHQFVLHRHCRYFPMLINHPEKCADGEVHLLMVIKSVIEQHDRREAVRKTWGKEITVDGKKIKTLFLLGTPITGKDTKNLQKLIEYEDQIYKDILQWDFMDTFFNLTLKEVNFLKWFNIYCPRVKFIFKGDDDVFVNTHNLLELIGFKEQERKDVDLFVGDTISKAIPIRNRQSKYYIPKELYDRPYPPYVGGGGFVMSSNLARRLFAVSEDVELYPIDDVFLGMCLKKLNVAPELHSAFRTFGITRHKASSLNREPCFYKSLIVVHKLSAQELLRMWRIVHNKDLVCAQRTSI, encoded by the coding sequence ATGGACATGGATCCCTTTTTTAGGAGAAAGCGGGCCGGTTTGGTGAAGTCCCTGCTGAGTTTGTCCCTGATCTTCGCGTCTGTTCTGATGATTCTCAAGCTGAGACTTTCGGAAAAAGACGCAGTGGGGACCAAACACGCACAGGAGCCGAGCTGGTGCGGCTCGGACTGTTTTCCATCCATCAAGGCGCCTGTGCGGTCTAATTTCTGGAGACTAAACGCCGCGACGCCAAGCAACACAGTGAACTCGCAGCGGGTATCCAACGGGACCCCGACCAGCTGGGACGCACAGGTTCTCAACTGCAGTGAGGACGAATCGGTGAAGAACCAGGACTGGTTCCGGCGCCTGGACCCGAGATTTCACCAGTTTGTTCTGCACAGACACTGCAGGTACTTTCCCATGCTCATCAACCACCCGGAAAAATGCGCGGATGGAGAGGTGCACCTCCTCATGGTGATCAAGTCCGTCATCGAGCAGCACGACCGGCGGGAAGCCGTGCGCAAAACCTGGGGCAAGGAGATTACAGTGGATGGAAAGAAgatcaaaactttatttttacttgGAACTCCGATAACAGGTAAAGACACAAAGAACCTCCAGAAACTGATCGAGTACGAGGATCAGATCTACAAAGACATCCTGCAGTGGGACTTCATGGACACCTTCTTCAACCTGACCCTCAAGGAGGTCAACTTCCTCAAGTGGTTCAACATCTATTGTCCCAGAGTGAAGTTCATATTCAAAGGAGATGACGACGTGTTCGTGAACACACACAACCTGCTGGAGCTCATTGGTTTCAAAGAGCAGGAGCGCAAAGATGTCGACTTATTTGTGGGGGACACTATTTCCAAGGCGATCCCCATCCGGAACCGGCAGAGCAAATACTACATACCTAAAGAACTCTACGACCGGCCATACCCGCCCTATGTGGGAGGTGGGGGGTTCGTGATGTCCTCCAACCTGGCCAGGAGGCTCTTCGCGGTCTCAGAGGACGTGGAGCTGTACCCCATCGACGACGTGTTTTTAGGGATGTGTTTAAAGAAGCTGAACGTGGCTCCGGAGCTGCACTCGGCCTTCAGGACCTTCGGTATTACCAGGCACAAGGCGAGCTCCCTGAACAGGGAGCCGTGCTTTTATAAGAGCCTCATCGTGGTGCACAAACTGAGCGCGCAGGAGCTGCTCCGCATGTGGCGCATAGTGCACAACAAGGACCTGGTTTGCGCACAACGGACCTCCATATAA
- the c1h1orf174 gene encoding UPF0688 protein C1orf174 homolog — MHKMPGQLDNLKSRKRKSSSEVRVSRKLSDSGKKNRKSQKLHSTDESSALKSSKSSDKLSRISCECHEAADRRRCSGSPELEGQEGKENELKSEQEVSSCKANSVLEEQASECMESENNSRIVFPDDDSNQILPVEQFFGNLDIVQDFPQRSPATSPSARRKERSRHYYAQEDSDGEEMSHGSLQRDDEAGTW; from the exons ATGCATAAG ATGCCTGGCCAACTTGATAACCTGAAGTCCAGAAAGAGGAAGAGCAGCTCTGAGGTCAGAGTCTCCAGAAAG CTTTCTGATTCAGGGAAGAAAAATCGTAAAAGTCAGAAGTTGCACTCAACAGATGAAAGTTCAGCACTGAAGTCCTCAAAATCCTCAGATAAACTGTCTCGTATCAGCTGTGAATGCCACGAGGCAGCTGACAGGAGGAGGTGTTCAGGTTCACCAGAGCTCGAAGGTCAGGAGGGGAAAGAAAACGAGCTGAAGTCAGAGCAGGAGGTCAGCAGCTGCAAAGCTAACAGCGTCTTGGAGGAACAGGCTTCTGAATGTATGGAATctgaaaacaacagtagaaTCGTATTCCCAGATGACGACAGTAATCAAATCCTTCCTGTGGAGCAGTTCTTCGGAAACCTGGACATTGTACAG GACTTTCCTCAGAGATCACCCGCTACTTCTCCCAGCGCTCGCAGGAAGGAGAGGAGCCGGCATTACTACGCACAGGAAGACAGCGATGGCGAAGAGATGAGCCACGGCAGCCTTCAGCGAGATGATGAAGCTGGCACTTGGTGA